From Paenarthrobacter sp. A20:
CCCTTGAGTCGGACCACGTTCTTACCCAGCAGGGCAGCTTCCACCATGAGCTTCTCGATGTCACGCTGAGTCACCTTGTGGAGGCCAGGCTGCTTTCCGACATCCACCAGCTCGGCAGAGGTCAGGTCGGCCAGTTCCTGGTAGGGAGCCAGCCGGTCATAGAACACGACGTCGGCATCCCGCAAGGCGTCGATGGCACCAACCGTCAGCAGGTCCAGGGCCCCCGGGCCTCCGCCTACCAGGGTGACGTGGCCCTCAGCGCCCGGGGCGGGCTCGAACGCAACAGGGATTCCGGCGTCGCGGCAGCGTTCCACCAGCGGCAGCCAGCCAGCCCCGCCGTCGTCCACTACTGCCACCAGGAACGGGCGCTCGGGGAGCTGGCCGTCGCCGGGCACACCCTCCGGGGTGCTCAGCCGGTACACATGGGCACCGGCGCTCTGGTAGCGGCGGATTGCTTGGCGGGCGGACTTGTCCGACCCCGTGACGAGGACGTCACGGCCGGTGAGATCGATGGTGAGCTGCATGGGAGACCCCTAGTTTTCTGCGCCGACGGTTTCGCTGCGGACCGGGATGGTGGAGGCAATGAGCACACCGCCCTTTTCTTCGTTCGTGGCCGGACGGATCTGGCCCCGCTCAGGAACGAAGGAGATGGATTCGTCCTTCTGGTTGGGAGCGTTGACGAAGGAACGGAAACGGCGGAGGCGCTCCGGGTCCTTCAACGTCTCAGCCCACTCGTCCTCGTAGGTGTCGATGTGCTTGGCCATGGCTGCCTCAAGCTCTTCGGCGATGCCCAGGGAGTCGTTGACCACTACCTCCTCGACGTGCTTGATGCCGCCGTCAAGCTCCTCCTGCCAGCGAGCGGTGCGCTGCAGGCGGTCGGCGGTGCGGATGTAGTACATGAGGTAGCGGTCGATGTACTTCAGAAGGGTTTCGTCGTCCAGATCCTTGGCGAGCAGCTGGGCGTGGGCCGGGGTGGCGCCACCGTTACCGCCGACATACAGGTTCCAACCGTCCGCCGTAGCGATCACGCCAACATCCTTGCCGCGGGCCTCCGCACATTCGCGGGCGCAACCGGAGACACCCATCTTCAGCTTGTGCGGGCTGCGGAGGCCCCGGTAGCGGAGCTCCAGTGCGATGGCCATCGCCACGGAATCCTGGACACCGAAGCGGCACCACGTGGATCCAACGCAGGACTTCACCGTGCGCAGGCTCTTGCCGTACGCCTGTCCGGACTCGAAACCGGCATCCACCAGTTCCTTCCAGATGTCCGGGAGCTGCTCAAGGCGGGCACCGAACATATCGATGCGTTGTCCGCCCGTGATCTTGGTGTAGAGGTTGTACTTCCCGGCAACGGCCGCGATGACGCCCAGGCCCTTGGGCGTGATCTCGCCACCTGCGATGCGGGGGACCACCGAGTAGGTGCCGTCTTTCTGCATGTTCGCCAGAGCGCGGTCGTTGGTGTCCTGCAGCGAGCCACGTCCGGCATCCAGGACATAGGCGGAGTGCTGGCTGGCCAGGATGGAGGCAATGGTCGGCTTGCAGATATCGCAGCCCGCACCGGTGCCGTACTTGGCCATGATCTCTTCGAAGGACGTCAGTTCCAGCACGCGGATGGCGTCGAAGAGTTCCTGGCGGGAGAGGCTGATGTGCTCGCAGAGTGCCTTGGAGACCTCGATGCCGGACTTCTTCAGCTCGCCTTCGAGGAGCTTCTTGAGCATGGGGACGCACGATCCACACTGGGTACCGGCCCTCGTGCAGCCCTTGAGTTCGCCGAGTTCCTGCACAGGAGCGTCGCCTTCGCAGGCGCCGCAACCGTTGATGGTGTCGCGGATGGTTCCGGCGGCCACGTTGTTGCAGGAGCACAGGATGGCGTCATCGGGGAGCTCGGTCTCCGGGGCCTCGCCACCGCCGGCAGCGCTCAGATAGGCACCGGGTTCGGCGGAGAGCTCGCGGCCCAGGAGCGGGCGGAGGCTCATGTAGGGGGAAGCATCGCCGACGAAAATGCCGCCCAAGAGGGTCTTGGCATCATCGGTGGTGACGATCTTCTGGTAAACGCCGCGGGCGGGGTCGGCGTAAACGATTTCGAGGGAGTGCTCGGTCCGGGCGAAGGCGTCACCGAAGCTGGCAACATCAACGCCGGACAACTTGAGTTTGGTGGCAGTGTCAAAGCCCGGGAAGGTCGCTTCGCCACCGTGCAGGCGGTCGGCAACGATCTCGGCCATGGTGTTGGCGGGAGCCACGAGGCCCAAGCACATGCCCTCGAAGTTGGCCACCTCACCGATGGCCCAGATCCCGTCCACTTCGGTAGCACAGAAATCGTTGATGACCACACCGCCGCGCTGGCCCAAGCTGAAGAGCTGCTCTTCGCCTTCTGCCGCGCGGAAAAGGTCGTCGCGGGGTTTGACGCCGATAGCCACGATGACAAGGTCGGCGTCGATGGTGCGGCCGTCGGCCATGAGGACTCCGGTGACGTTGCCGTCGTCGTCCGTAACAACCTCCGAAGGGAAGACGCCACCGTGGACCTCGAAGCCCTTGGCTTCAATCAGCCGACCGAGGGCCTGGCCTGCGCCTTCGTCCAACTGGGTGTTCATGAGCCAAGGCGACCCGTTGATGACCACCGGAGTGGCACCGAGCTGCTCGGTACCGGCCGCGGACTCAAGCCCCAGCAGGCCGCCGCCGATGGTGACTGCGTTGACCTTGCGTCCCAGCTTCGCGCTGAGCTCGGCGATGGCCTTGTTAATGGTCCAGACGTCTTCGAGCGTGCGGTAAACGTGGGTGTGCTCGGCGCCGGGAATGGGAAGCCGGGCTGCATCCGAACCCGAGGCAACCACCAGGTGGTCGTATTCGTACTTGTTGCCGGCGGCCGTGAGCACACTCTTGGCAACCGTGTCGATCTTGACGGCGCGCTCGCCGGTCTTGAGGGTCAGGGCCTCGTGGTCCCACATCGATGCCTCGCCCAGGGTGAGGTCCACGTCGGTTTCGGTGAGGGCCTTGCTCAGCGCCACTCGGTCATAAGGGAGGTGGGCCTCTTCGGTCAGCACCGTAACCTGCCAACCTTCAAGTCCCCGGTTGACCATGGCATCGGTGAAACGGTGGGCAGCGGGACCGCCGCCGACGACGACGATGCGGCGCGGGTTCTCTGTACTTGAAGTGTGTCCGGTCACTGGTGGGCCTTTCGCAGATGTTGCAGACGGATCTCCGCAACTTGTGGTTCCAGCCTAGGGACGGGCAGTTTCGCTTCAGTTTCCCTTATGTTTCGTGATCTTAACTTCTGCATCACGAACGCATTTCCGGGGGCGTGAGGTCTCTTTTACGCGTTGGACACAAACGCGCACCCCTGTTGAAACACCCCCGCCCTAGCGTGGAGGAGTGGCCGCAAGCGTGGCCCGGTCCGGGGGAGTGACGGTGGAAATGCCAGCACCCGGACACAGTGAGAGGGGCTGAAATGACCGTAATTCTGGACCGTGCCGAGGACCTGACCACCACCGCCACGTGGCAGCGTGTTTGCCCGGTGGCAGAACTGGAAGTGGCCTGGGGCGAAGCGGCACTGATCGCCGGACGCCAGGTTGCCCTGTTCCGCACCGCGCCCACCGAGGTCTTCGCTGTGGCACAGCAGGATCCTGCAACGCTGGCCAACGTCATGGCCCGCGGCATCATCGGATCCCGAGGCAGCAGGCCGACCATCGCGTCGCCACTGCACAAGGAGGTCTACGACCTCGAAACCGGGGAGTGCTTCACCAACCCGGAACTTACGCTCGCCGTCTTCGCCACCCGTTTGGTGGACGGTTTCATCGAAGTTGAAGTCTAGGACTCCTACAAACCCAATGCTTCGCGGACATCCCTAAGGACATCGTCCAGGGAGGTCCGTGCTGCTTGGCGTGCCTCGGGCAGTTCGGCCGCGGACTCAACGGCCTGGATGACTTCCAGGTAGCACTTGAGCTTGGGCTCCGTGCCACTGGGACGGATAATCACGCGGGTGAGGTCCCGGGTCACATACAGCAGACCGTCCGTGGGCGGCAGGGCCTGGCTTCCTTCTGCCAAGTCGGTGAAGACCTCGACGGCGGAGCCTCCGAATGCTTCGGGCGGGTTGACCCGCAGGCGGTTCATCATGGCGTCGAGCAACCCGAGGTCTGCCACCCGGATGCTCAACTGGTCACTGGCGTGCAGCCCGTGCACCAGGTACAGGTCATCAAGGGTGTCGAAGATGGTCCTGCCCTCAGCTTTGGCGGCGGCGGCCAATTCGGCGATCAGGACTGCTGCGGAAATGCCGTCCTTGTCGCGCACCAGTTCGGGCGCCACACAGTAACCCAGGGCTTCCTCGTACCCGTAGGTGAGGCCGGGAACCCGGGAAATCCATTTGAATCCCGTGAGCGTTTCCTCGTGCGCATACCCGGCTGCTGCCGCGATCCGTGAGAGAAGGCGTGAGGACACGATCGAGTTGGCGAAGACGCCGCCCCGGGTCTCTTCGCCCGCACCGGCGGCCATGCGCGCTACGACATGTGCGCCCAGTAACGCACCCACTTCGTCCCCGCGCAACATCCGCCAAGCACCGGTGGCGGGATCCAAGGCTGCGACTGCGGCGCGGTCGGCGTCGGGATCATTGGCCAGAACGATGTCCGCATCCGAGTCCGCGGCAGCCGCGAGAGCCAGGTCAAGCGCGCCGGGTTCTTCCGGGTTGGGGAAGGCAACAGTGGGGAAGTCAGGGTCCGGTGCCGCCTGTTCAGCCACCAGGGTGACGTCCGTGAAACCTGCGGCATTAAGGACTGAGACGGCCGTTTCGCCACCCACACCGTGCATGGGAGTCAGGACGATCTTGAGGTCCCGGGCGGGAAAGTGTTCCCGATCTGCCAGGCCGGCCATGGCAGTTTCATACTCTGCGGTGATGGCGTTGGGCAGCACGGTCCAGCCGGCCGCGGCCAGCTGAATCGAGTCCAGCGCCCCCACAGCCTCGATCTTCGCCGCGATTTTTGCATCGTAGGGGGCCACGATCTGGGAACCGCGCCCGCTCTCCGGCACAGCGTGCCGCCCCAGGTAGACCTTGTAGCCGTTGTCCTGCGGCGGGTTGTGGCTGGCTGTGACCATCACGCCGCCGTCGCACTCCAGTGACCTGACCGCGTAGGCGAGCAACGGCGTCGGGAGCGCCGCCGGCATGAGGAACGTCTCGATTCCTGCTGCGGTGAAGATTGCCGCGGTTTCCTCGGCAAAGATGTCCGAGTTGTAGCGGGCATCAAAGCCGACGACGGCGCGTGGCTGGGTTCCCGGCGCAGCTGCAGCGACTGCTTCGTTGAGGAAAGCCGCCAAACCTGCCGCGGCTCGACGGACAACGACGCGGTTCATGCGGTTGGGACCGGGGCCCAGTGCTGCGCGGAGGCCGGCAGTGCCGAACTGCAGGGTGCCGTTGAAGCTGTCGCCCAGCTCCTGGGCTGCTCCCGCATCACCGCCACTGGCGAGTTCGGCGAGCTCCACGAGAGAGGCCGACGTCGCCGGATCCGGGTCTTGGGATGCCCATTCGCGGGCGTCGGTGAGCAGCTGTTCAAATGCGGCATCGCTGGATGTCATAGGGACAAAACTATCCTCAATGAGCCGCGAAGGGGCAACGAGGGGCAAGATCCCTTCCCCCAAGAGGGGTCTTAATGGGTGGGATCCCGCTCATCGGCGGCACTAAAGTGAGCGCGTTCGCACGGTGAAGTCCGTGTCGCCATCCAGGCTGAACCCTGAAGAACCCGTGTCGTCCCAGTCCGGGAAGAACGTGTCCGAAACAACCGCAGCTCCGTCTCCGGCGAAGACTTCCACAGAGGACGAATCCAAGAGGATGGTCAGATGGACCTTGTTCCCGGAGGATGGCAGGGCCACTTCGTGAAATGGGCTGAACTTTTCAGAGAAGTTGCCCGTTCCGGCCTTGGACCGGTCCACCCTGAGAGTGTGGTTCTCCTTGTTGTAGGAGATACGCAGGCCCGCATTGGCATCGGGCGATTGGCGGAGGATCAGTCCGGCTTCGCGGGCAGAGGTCAGTTCCATCTCGAGTTCGATCAGTTGGGCGCGGCCCGTGAAGTCCTCGCCGAGTGCCTTCGGTGAGGAGCCGATGGTGAGGTTTTTGCCTTTGACTTCACTGCCGGCGCGTTCAAGTGCCGTTCTTGCTGCGGAGGCGATGACGGACCGCAGTTCGAAACGGCGCTCTCCGCGAACCAAGGTGAGCTCGCGCGGAATCGCCATGGAACCTCGCCACGGAGTGGTGGGAACATGCTGGGCGTAGTCCCAGTTGCCCATCCAGCCAAGCAGCACGGGTTTGTCACCGGGCGCGCCGGAGATGGAGTTGGCCGCGTAATAGTCGGCGCCATGGTCCAGCCACTGGGATTCGTTGAGTGGGGCATCCGGTGCGGCCGCGTTTTCGGCTGTGAAGCGGGTCCCGTCGAATTCACCGACGAAGTACTGCATGCCCGAGCCGCCAGCTATACCGCCGGGGTTGATGCTGAGCAGCATCACCCACTTCTTCGCGGTGGAACCTTCTACCTTCATCTGGAGAAGTTCGGGCACCTCCCAGAGCCCTCCTTGGGCTCCGACTCCCGAGAAATCACTCAAGTAATCCCACTGGAGCAGATCGGTGGACTTGAACATTTTGACCACTTGGGCGTCGGCCACCACGGTGGTCATCACCCAGTAACCGCCCGGCTCATACCAGGTGATTTTGGGATCGCGGAAGTTGTTGTTCGTGGGCGCGAGGTTCAGCACAGGGTTGCCCCGGTACTTCTGCCAGGTGGTCCCGTTATCCAGGCTGAAGGCGAGCGACTGTGCCTGCGCGCCCTGGGGGAGTGCACCGTTCTTCCCGTAAGCGCTGGTGTAATGGGCCACCATCGGCGGATTCCCTGCCGATCCCAGTCCGGAAGCGTTGTTCGTGTCCATGACGATGCAGCCGGAGAAGATCTCTTCCTCGGGGCTGGCTTCCATGGCCACGGGACGCTGTTCCCAGTGCACCAGGTCTGTGCTGGTGGAGTGGCCCCAGGACATGTTGCCCCACGAGTTTCCGCGCGGGTTGTACTGGTAAAACGCGTGGTAGGTCCCGTCGTGGAAGACGAGGCCATTGGGGTCGTTGAGCCAGTTCTTTTCAGCCGTCAGGTGGGCAACGGGCCGCCAAGGATCCGAAGCGGTAGGTGCCGGACCCGTCGAGGTGGGGGACGGCGTCGGGCTGGCCGTGCAGGAAGCGGCAGAAAAGGCGACCACGACGGCGGCACTTGCGGCCAGTAAATGGCGGCGGGACAGGTGGGGGTTGGGATAAGTCATGGGGAAAATCCTGAAGGGGTTGGGGTGGCAGGGGTGCTGGCCCTTCTGGAGCCAACACCCCTGCCGCGGCCTCACGGCCAGGGTTTTATGGCCTACTTGTAGTGGCCTTCGCCGCCGACGCGGACGTTGGTGGGCAGGTAGCCGAACGGGCCGAGGCCGTTCTGGCCGAAGCTGCGGTCAACCTGCGTCACTCCGCCCTTGAAGTTCATCTTCACGGTGGGTGAGAGTGAACCGCCGCGGACACCGTCCACGTTGTCGATGAACGACTGCACCAGGCCTCCGGGCTGCACGTAGTGCGAGTAGGCCTGGAACTGGCGGCCATTCTGTCGGGGGTCCGGGCCTTCCGGGGCGTTGGCCGGCATGTTCAGGTCCGTGGGGGAACCCAGGGCCAGGCCGCTGTTGTTGACCGGCTGGTAGTCCGAACGGACGCCGTTGCCAACAAAGCCGTACACGCCGTCGGGACCGCGCATGCCGTCCGCGTAGGTGAACTGGTGGCTGATGGTGAACAGGTAGTACTTGTTCTTCCCGTTCTCGTTCTGGATGAAGATCTGGGGACGCTCAGTCTGATCGTTGACGCAGTTTGCAGACAGGATCGGCGGAAGGAAGCTCCACTTGGTCAGGTCCTTGTTGTCTGCGACTGCCAGGCCCACGTTTGCTGTCTGGTACCAAGCGCCGGTGCTGTTGACCTGGGCCACGGTTTCGGCGTTGGGATCGCCGGGCTGGTAGCCCAGGTCTTCCTGCTTGCACTTGTAGGAGCCCCGGGTGCCACCGGTGTTGCCTTCGAAGACCATGAAGGTCTTGCCCGGGTGTGCGGGGTCCGCGAACGTGTACGGATCACGGAAAGCGAAGCCCGGGTTCTGGGCCTTGTTCTGGTACAGCTTTCCGTCCGGTTCCAGCAGTTTGGTGTGCTGGAAGCCATCAAAGCTCACGCCGTTCTTGTCGGCATGGATGGTGCCCAGGGCCTTGGCGATGGCCGCGTCGGGGGCGATTCCACCCCCACCGGCGTTGCGTTCGGCGATGTCATAGAACGTGGTGGCCGTGTAGAACACGTTGATCTTGTTGCCCTGCATGAGGCGGGTGGAACCGGACCATTCCGTGTTTCCGATGGACGTGTTGTCCAGGAACAGGTGTCCGCCGTAGTTCCATTTGTCCTTGGCAGGATCGGCGTTGGTCTTCCGGAAGAAGTAGCCGATCCGGGCGTTCCAGTGGCGCTGGTCGAAGCCGTAGCCTGCATGCCGGTCAGCCACCAGGGAGAAGATGACGTCATAGCCCTTGTAGCTGATCTGGTTCGCGTTCTCGTCGGTCAGGGACCAGGTGTCCCATACCCAGACGTCGTCGTTCATGGCCGGGAAGTCCTTGGGGATTTCCGGCATGGTGACGTTGGGGCTCATGGAGTTCTGGCCCGGTGCAACGTTGGGGTTGCTCTGGGCCATGATCTGTTTGGCGTCGGCGCGCGTCCACTTGGACGTGAAGTCTGCTGCCGGGTCGTAGGCCTGCTGCGTATGGGTGGTTGGCAGCGGGAAGCCGGGCGTGGGTGCCGGCATGGTGCTCGACGGCGGGTCGGCCGGCAGGTTGGCCTGCGCAGCGGGCGTGACCAGCAGGATGCTGCCTGCCACGCTGGCTGCAGCGGCGACGGCTATTGCCCGTCGCAGACGGCGGCGTGGCCGTTGAGGGGTTGAGTGCGTGTTCATGCTTGCTCTTCTCGCGGAGTGTTGGACTTCGTGGAGTGGGGCGCATGCCCTGTCCCCTGATGAGGGGTTCTTTTACTCAGGCGTCCGTCGATCCGCTGGAAGCGTCTTCGAAGGACGCCATCGTTTCGAGGTGGCGACGAGTCCATGCGGGGCCCTCGTCGCGGTGTGTTCCGGCACGTCGACTTACCGGAGCACTCTCCACGCTAGACACGTGTTAGGTCGCAAATCAAAGGGCATTTCATCTGCCCGGGAGGCTACCCGCCCGTAGATGCGCAAGCGCTTACATTGCCAACGTGCGCGCGTGACATTTCCGGCCAGGCAGGTCAAATGTTGCGCAACAAATCAGATTTATTCTGGGAATCTGCTGTGCATTTACTTCCCGCCCCCGATTGTTAGCGCACACGCCGACGCGCACCCTTAAAGACGCGCACCCTTAAACAGGAATGCGTGGCCACCTGCCAGTGACCACGCATTCTTTGGGGTTCGTCTTAGAGCTTGGCGATGATCTCAGCCAGGAGCTTGGAGATCCGCTTGCCCGCGGCCTGCCCGGCTTCCAGGACCTCCGCGTGGCTCAGGGGGACCGGGCTGATACCTGCGGCGAGGTTGGTCACCAGCGAAATGCCGAAGACTTCCATTCCCGCATGGCGGCCGGCGATCGCTTCAAGCGCGGTGGACATGCCCACCAAGTCGGCGCCGATGCGCTTGGCGTACTGCACCTCGGCCGGCGTTTCGTAGTGCGGGCCCGTGAACTGGGCGTAGACGCCCTCCTGCAGGGAGGAATCGACTTCGCGGGCAAGATCGCGGATGCGTGAGGAATAGAGGTCGGTGAGGTCAACAAACGTGGCGCCCTCAAGCGGTGAAGTTGCGGTGAGGTTGATGTGGTCGCTGATGAGCACGGGAGTGCCCGGGGTCCACGCCTCGTTGAGACCGCCGCAGCCGTTGGTAAGGACCAGGGTCGTGCATCCGGCGGCTGCTGCGGTGCGGACGCCGTGGACCACTGAACGTACACCGCGGCCCTCGTAGTAGTGCGTCCTGGCGCCGAGGACCAGGGCCCGCTTGCCCTCTTTGGTGAGGACGGAGCGGATGGTGCCCACATGGCCCACGACTGCTGGTTTGTGGAAGCCCGGGACCTCCGAGGCGTTGAGTGTGGCGGTGGTTTCACCAATAAGGTCCGCGGCCTCCGCCCAGCCGGATCCGAGCACCAGTGCTACATCGTGGGACTCGACGCCGGTCTCCGCGGCAATGAAGTCAGCGGCGGCTTGTGCGGCTTCGAAAGGGTCTGTGTTCATCAGCTCAGTGTTACTCACTGGTACAAGCTACCTTGCGGCCACGGGACTTTGGTAGGGACCCGGGTGCTGGTGAGGGTGGGCTGAGTGGCAGCCGGCGTGGCAATGAGCGAGAATTGAGGATTGTGACCACCCAAGTTGACTTCAGTGCCCCCCGTATCGCGATCCTGGGAGGTGGTCCCGGCGGATATGAAGCTGCCATGGTGGCCGCCTCACTCGGCGCCCACGTCACCATCGTTGAGCGGGCAGGCCTCGGCGGCTCAGCCGTGCTGACCGACGTCGTGCCTTCCAAGACCCTCATTGCCACCGCCGACCTCATGACCCGCGTCGGTGAGGCGGACGAGCTGGGAGTGAAGTTCGACGGCGACGGCACCGCGTCCAAGCCCCGTGCAGACCTTAAGCACATCAATGATCGTGTCCTGAACCTGGCCCATGGACAGTCCGAGGACATCCGTGCCGGCCTTGAGCGACTGGGCGTGGAGATCGTGATCGGTTCCGGCAAACTGCTGGACAACAACACCATCGAGGTCCTGACCCTCGAAGGAACCCGCACCATCGATGCCGACGCCATCCTGCTGGCTGTCGGCGCCCACCCGCGCGAACTCCCCACGGCCAAGCCCGACGGCGAACGCATCCTCAACTGGGCCCAGATCTACAACCTGGACGAGCTCCCCGAAGAGCTGATCGTGGTGGGATCCGGTGTTACCGGCGCGGAGTTCGCATCCGCCTACAACGGCCTGGGATCCAAGGTCACCCTGATTTCCAGCCGCGACCAGGTCCTTCCCGGCGAGGACACGGACGCTGCCAAGCTGCTGGAGGGCGTCTTCGAGCGTCGGGGCGTCCGCGTTTTGTCGAAGTCACGCGCGAACGCCGTCGAGCGGACGGACGACGGCGTGAAGGTCACCTTGGGTGACGGATCGGTCGTGACAGGCTCGCACTGCTTGGTGTGTGTTGGATCCATACCGAACACGGCCGGAATCGGTCTTGAAGAAGCCGGTGTGACCCTCACGGAGTCCGGCCACATCAAGGTGGATGGCGTTTCCCGCACCACCGCCCCCAACATTTACGCTGCCGGCGACTGCACAGGCGTTTTCGCCCTGGCTTCTGTAGCCGCCATGCAGGGCCGCATCGCCATCGCGCACTTCATGGGCGACGGAGTGAAGCCGCTCAAGCTCAACCAGGTGGCGTCCAACATCTTCACCTCCCCGGAAATCGCCTCCGTAGGCGTTTCCGAGGCCGATCTCGCCTCCGGCAAGTACCAGGGCGACGTGGTGATGCTGTCCCTGCTCAGCAATGCCCGCGCCAAGATGCGCAACACCAAGGACGGCTTCGTCAAGATCATCGCCCGCAAGGGATCAGGCACCGTGATTGGTGGCGTGGTGGTTGGCCCGAACGCTTCCGAGCTCATCTTCCCGATCTCCGTGGCCGTGACCCAGAAGCTCCACGTGGACGACGTCGCCAGCGCCTTCACGGTGTACCCGTCGCTCACGGGATCCATTTCTGAGGCCGCACGGCGCTTGCACGTGCACATGTAGGTTCAAACGCCGACGCCCGTTTCGACGGTTCGCTGCGCACCATGCCGTTCGCACGGCACCCTGCGCAGCGAGCCATCGAGGCGGGCGTTTCTGCGTCCAGCGACTTAGCGGATGCCCCGGTACTTGAGGCCGGCTCCCAACGCCGCCAGGCTCAGGCAAGCCAGGATGGCCAAGTAGTAGGCAGGGGCGACATCCTGTCCTGTGATCTCGATGAGGTACGCGGCGATCATGGGAGTGAAGCCACCGAAGGCCGCCACGGAAGCGTTGTAGCTGAAGGACAGTCCGGTTGCCCGGGAACGTGCATCAAAGGCGTCCGACATCACCGAGGGCAATGCTCCGAAGTAGGCGGCCTTCAGGCAACCGAGAATGGTCATGGTGGTGGCCAGAACCAGGAAGGACCTCCCGGCAGTCAGCCAGAGGAACAGCGGGATCACCATCAGTGCGGTCAGAATGACCGTGGGGATCATGATCCTCAGTCGCCCGAACTTGTCCGAGAGGTGCCCCACCACGGGTGTCCCGAAGGTGAGGATGACGCCCGTGATCACCAGGCAGCTGAACGAAGCTGACGGGTCGAGTCCCAACTGCTTGATCCCGTACGTAGGCATGTACTGGAGGATGAAGTTCACTGCCGTGGAAATGGCCAAGGCGCCTGCAGCAATGAAGATGCCGAGCTTTTGGGTCTTGAAAACATCCAGGATGGGGGATCCCGAGGCTCCGGCGTCGTCGTCGCTGCGGACGATCGGCGCTTCATCCACATGCTTCCGGATGAAGTAGCCCGCCGGGCCCACCAACAGCCCGAAAATGAAGGGGATGCGCCAGCCCCACTCGGTCATGTCCGATGCGGAAAGCACGGAGGTGAGGACGGCGACGAAGATGGCTGCCATCAGCGATCCCAAGCCTTGGCTGGCGAACTGGAAGCTTCCCAGGAAGCCCTTGCGCTTGGAGTCTTGGGCGATGAGGAACGACGTCGCGGCACCAAACTCACCACCAGCCGAGAAGCCTTGGACCAGGCGGGCAAGGATGATGCCGATCGGGGCGAGCATGCCAATCTGGTCGTAGCCAGGCATGAAGGCGATCATCGCCGTGCCGATCACCATCAGGCGGATGGTCAGCATGAGGCCCTTTTTCAAACCCTTCCTGTCTGCGTAGGAGCCAAGGATGAGGCCGCCCAGGGGACGGATCAGGTAGGAGGCGCCAAAGACGGCAAAGGCTTGGATTAGCTCCACTGCCGGGTTTTCGGCCGGGAAGAAATTGCGGCCGATGTAGATGGCAAGCAGGGCATAGATGCCCATGTCGAACCACTCCAGGGCATTACCGACCGTCGCGGCGGCAATTCCTCGCGTGGTCGATTTCCTGGACTGCGGGCGTACAACGTCGTCGTTGATGCCAACAGGTGCCGGCTGCTGCGCAGGACCGGCGTTGGGCGTTGTTGTCATGGTGTTCCCTCGATGATACGTAGTGGGATTCAGGCGTGGGCTGCTGTGCGGCGTTGCTCCAGGACAGGAACCTGGGCTTGGCCTAGATCGTGGAAGAGCCCGCACGCGATCTGCAGGCCTTCGCGGGCGATGGACTCGAGCATGTGTTCGTTGGGCGCGTGCTGCAGGCAACCGGGGTAGGAGTGCGGGACCCAGAGTGTCGGCAGCCCCAGGATGTCTTCGAAAACGTGGTTGGGGAGGGAGCCGCCAATGTTGGGCAGGATCGCCGGTGCCGTGCCCGTGGTCTCCGTGATGGACTGGCTGGCCCAGGCAACCCAAGGATTGTCCGGGTCCAACCTGCTGGCAGGAAAGACCGTGGTGACCCGGGCCTTGACCATGTCAAAGCCCTTGGCGTCCAGATGGTCCTGAAGTCGGCGCTCCAACCCGTTGGTGTCTGTTCCGGTGACGTATCGAAGTTGCAGGATTGCTTGCGCGGTTCCGGGAATGGCGTTGACGGGGTTTTCCAGGTCAGCAGCGCCCAGGGCCAGGACTTCCAGCGTGTTCCAGCCGTAGACCCGCTCAGCAGGGCTGAGGCTCTCATCGCCCCAGCCCTCATCAACGGCAGGGTCTTCGGGCCCCGGCAAGATTTCGACGCCGGCAAGGGCTCGCCGGACGGAGCCCGGTAGCGCTACAGGCAGCAGGCCGGGTATCTGAA
This genomic window contains:
- a CDS encoding glycoside hydrolase family 32 protein, with protein sequence MTYPNPHLSRRHLLAASAAVVVAFSAASCTASPTPSPTSTGPAPTASDPWRPVAHLTAEKNWLNDPNGLVFHDGTYHAFYQYNPRGNSWGNMSWGHSTSTDLVHWEQRPVAMEASPEEEIFSGCIVMDTNNASGLGSAGNPPMVAHYTSAYGKNGALPQGAQAQSLAFSLDNGTTWQKYRGNPVLNLAPTNNNFRDPKITWYEPGGYWVMTTVVADAQVVKMFKSTDLLQWDYLSDFSGVGAQGGLWEVPELLQMKVEGSTAKKWVMLLSINPGGIAGGSGMQYFVGEFDGTRFTAENAAAPDAPLNESQWLDHGADYYAANSISGAPGDKPVLLGWMGNWDYAQHVPTTPWRGSMAIPRELTLVRGERRFELRSVIASAARTALERAGSEVKGKNLTIGSSPKALGEDFTGRAQLIELEMELTSAREAGLILRQSPDANAGLRISYNKENHTLRVDRSKAGTGNFSEKFSPFHEVALPSSGNKVHLTILLDSSSVEVFAGDGAAVVSDTFFPDWDDTGSSGFSLDGDTDFTVRTRSL
- a CDS encoding glycoside hydrolase family 68 protein, encoding MNTHSTPQRPRRRLRRAIAVAAAASVAGSILLVTPAAQANLPADPPSSTMPAPTPGFPLPTTHTQQAYDPAADFTSKWTRADAKQIMAQSNPNVAPGQNSMSPNVTMPEIPKDFPAMNDDVWVWDTWSLTDENANQISYKGYDVIFSLVADRHAGYGFDQRHWNARIGYFFRKTNADPAKDKWNYGGHLFLDNTSIGNTEWSGSTRLMQGNKINVFYTATTFYDIAERNAGGGGIAPDAAIAKALGTIHADKNGVSFDGFQHTKLLEPDGKLYQNKAQNPGFAFRDPYTFADPAHPGKTFMVFEGNTGGTRGSYKCKQEDLGYQPGDPNAETVAQVNSTGAWYQTANVGLAVADNKDLTKWSFLPPILSANCVNDQTERPQIFIQNENGKNKYYLFTISHQFTYADGMRGPDGVYGFVGNGVRSDYQPVNNSGLALGSPTDLNMPANAPEGPDPRQNGRQFQAYSHYVQPGGLVQSFIDNVDGVRGGSLSPTVKMNFKGGVTQVDRSFGQNGLGPFGYLPTNVRVGGEGHYK
- a CDS encoding purine-nucleoside phosphorylase → MNTDPFEAAQAAADFIAAETGVESHDVALVLGSGWAEAADLIGETTATLNASEVPGFHKPAVVGHVGTIRSVLTKEGKRALVLGARTHYYEGRGVRSVVHGVRTAAAAGCTTLVLTNGCGGLNEAWTPGTPVLISDHINLTATSPLEGATFVDLTDLYSSRIRDLAREVDSSLQEGVYAQFTGPHYETPAEVQYAKRIGADLVGMSTALEAIAGRHAGMEVFGISLVTNLAAGISPVPLSHAEVLEAGQAAGKRISKLLAEIIAKL
- a CDS encoding NAD(P)H-quinone dehydrogenase, which gives rise to MTTQVDFSAPRIAILGGGPGGYEAAMVAASLGAHVTIVERAGLGGSAVLTDVVPSKTLIATADLMTRVGEADELGVKFDGDGTASKPRADLKHINDRVLNLAHGQSEDIRAGLERLGVEIVIGSGKLLDNNTIEVLTLEGTRTIDADAILLAVGAHPRELPTAKPDGERILNWAQIYNLDELPEELIVVGSGVTGAEFASAYNGLGSKVTLISSRDQVLPGEDTDAAKLLEGVFERRGVRVLSKSRANAVERTDDGVKVTLGDGSVVTGSHCLVCVGSIPNTAGIGLEEAGVTLTESGHIKVDGVSRTTAPNIYAAGDCTGVFALASVAAMQGRIAIAHFMGDGVKPLKLNQVASNIFTSPEIASVGVSEADLASGKYQGDVVMLSLLSNARAKMRNTKDGFVKIIARKGSGTVIGGVVVGPNASELIFPISVAVTQKLHVDDVASAFTVYPSLTGSISEAARRLHVHM